One stretch of Streptomyces sp. MMBL 11-1 DNA includes these proteins:
- a CDS encoding SDR family oxidoreductase codes for MHDSPGGRRVRSSPDRPLHGRVAIVTGAARGVGEALAHSLSGVGMRVALLGRERATLLETAESLPGRSMCIECDVTDRAALADAARRVEVGLGPASVVVANAGIAVSGPFDRTAAELWQRVIDVNLTGSANTARAFLPQLAATRGYFLQIASTAAFGAAPMMSAYCASKAGAESFALALRGEVEPDGIQVGVAYLHWTGTDMLSGIDDDPVLAALRRNQPRPARRVHSAAQVAQWLTRGIARRDRHVYAPPWLRWCQPLRPLFPALVARIARRELRARPGGAMSSRGEVLGAGGHADWNSYWASHSALPPDP; via the coding sequence ATGCACGACAGCCCAGGCGGGCGCCGGGTCCGCAGTTCCCCCGACCGTCCCCTGCACGGGCGGGTCGCGATCGTCACCGGCGCCGCTCGCGGTGTCGGCGAAGCGCTCGCCCACAGCCTCTCCGGCGTCGGCATGCGGGTCGCCCTGCTCGGCCGGGAAAGGGCGACCCTGCTGGAGACCGCCGAGTCGCTACCCGGCCGGAGCATGTGCATCGAGTGCGACGTCACCGACCGCGCGGCGCTGGCGGACGCGGCCCGCCGCGTCGAAGTGGGACTCGGGCCCGCGAGTGTGGTCGTGGCCAACGCCGGGATCGCGGTGAGCGGCCCGTTCGACCGTACCGCGGCCGAACTCTGGCAACGCGTCATCGACGTCAACCTCACCGGCTCCGCCAACACCGCCCGCGCCTTCCTGCCCCAACTGGCGGCGACCCGCGGTTACTTCCTCCAGATCGCGTCCACCGCCGCGTTCGGCGCCGCGCCCATGATGAGCGCCTACTGCGCCTCCAAAGCGGGAGCCGAGTCATTCGCCCTCGCCCTGCGCGGCGAGGTCGAACCGGACGGCATCCAGGTCGGCGTCGCCTACCTGCACTGGACCGGAACCGACATGCTCTCCGGCATCGACGACGACCCCGTCCTCGCAGCCCTGCGCCGCAATCAGCCCCGTCCCGCCCGCCGTGTCCACAGTGCCGCCCAGGTGGCCCAATGGCTGACCCGGGGCATCGCCCGCCGCGACCGTCACGTCTACGCCCCTCCCTGGCTCCGCTGGTGCCAGCCTCTCCGGCCGCTGTTCCCGGCACTCGTCGCTCGTATCGCCCGCCGCGAACTACGGGCCCGCCCCGGCGGGGCGATGTCGTCCCGCGGCGAGGTCCTGGGCGCCGGAGGGCACGCCGACTGGAACTCCTACTGGGCCTCCCACTCCGCTCTCCCGCCCGATCCGTAG
- a CDS encoding CU044_2847 family protein, with amino-acid sequence MSQRGWRVYLSVPFEDGEFFVVELPDDQGSGVIRASRGDGLFEASADTFESGMARVQRVAATMLERLADLPRSPDHVRAEFGLRVTAEAGLVVAKGSGDAHIKLELEWSRTEGGT; translated from the coding sequence ATGAGCCAGAGAGGTTGGCGCGTGTATCTGAGTGTCCCCTTCGAGGACGGCGAGTTCTTCGTCGTCGAGCTGCCTGATGACCAGGGGTCGGGTGTGATCCGGGCGAGCCGCGGCGACGGGCTCTTTGAGGCGTCCGCCGACACGTTCGAGTCGGGCATGGCGCGGGTCCAGCGGGTGGCCGCGACCATGCTGGAGCGGCTGGCGGATCTGCCACGCAGCCCTGATCACGTCCGTGCGGAGTTCGGGCTGCGGGTGACAGCCGAGGCGGGCCTGGTGGTGGCCAAAGGATCCGGAGACGCCCACATCAAGCTGGAACTGGAGTGGAGCCGGACCGAGGGCGGTACGTGA
- a CDS encoding nSTAND1 domain-containing NTPase has product MTPAAEPDHAWERGTARVLHEGRPVGVAFLIPDRLLLTCAHVVASTAGLPEGEPLPELFPVTLDFPLLPECPEVSATVHFSVPVADDSSGDVAVLQLTGEPPSGALPLRIVEADDLAGHRWRAFGFPKYSGQGGTKDAGIWTRGTIEGREGTGWWQLTCDENVPFSLASGFSGAPVWDEEYGGVIGVVVAVESDQRRRTGYALTVESLTRDWPQLRRRLLAESPYRELLPFTEHDRAVFHGRENETQRLVELLDQQQVPLLPVLGPSGVGKSSLVGAGLLGSLDQDCYVIARIPLGLRLTAEELLAWALASAGDADTMRADWYDHWSSLARQLTDEQGIRTAVEQTLARHSGRSRLLLVADQFETLLTDAPSTARRLDAMLGVLTDRRTDGSRPAQAVVVVRIDFLRHIEQLPHLRTAWDATSMVVQPMMRNQLTQVITGPLAGRADIRFADGLVERMLRDAPPGPAALPMLEYALSRLWERQERGWLTTTAYQELGGVQGALAGDADQRLWAWADRTERQALERIFIQLVRPGEELDAGERGPDTRRVAARTEFSEADWALIHRLASTRLVVVTRRPTGRDTAELAHQALVETWPRLRRWLDENREFRSWQEGLRRSLRLWHEQGRSRDLTLGREQIARARKWIGERGDEIPAEEADFVAISAQVRQRRVRRRRLVLVSVAVLAVLVVVAASLATRSARDSSEQQALAASRSLAEESRQQSIADPALAARLALAADRVSATPQTRARLLAAVSSPLRATLAKHTAAVESVAFSPDGKTLATSGSDGTVRLWDTRKRRQVALLDGHSSQVRNAAFSPDGRTLVTSHDRWKVRVWDVRTRKQTAVLTGAGWPAVFSPDGATIVTGGQQGELLIWDTRSHRKTGELQVHPRTDGVQLHGLAFSPDGTTFAVSTSDVRDRRSQASEVQLWDAVERKRLATLTGHTGQVTSLAFSPDGDTLASGASDATARLWDVRTRRSTATLTGHGGSVFALAFSPDGLTLASGGQDRTVRLWDVRGRMAVTVLNGHTGLVDALAFSPDGTTLASGSEDAAVRLWDMRAGRPSASFAGPGGSARPADYSPDGRTLAAGAGDGMVYLHDVGTQRPVGRLTGHTGEVNTVRFSPDGQFVAASSNDDASVLLWDADSHRRLASLKGHDRPVRGVLFSPDGKYLATSSYIDRTTRLWSVRTREQLASFTSVSPLMAFSPDGTVFATGGDEFSSVQLWDARTHKRLGALNGLTGMVSDLTFNPDGDLLATASWGGGLRLWNVRDRSLAATLAGHTDAVQSVAFTPDGKTLASSGRDATARLWDVRTHRPLATLRGHADAVWSAVFSPDGQTLATAGDDRTIRLWNVATHQQLALLTGHTGVLRSAVFAPDGDTLATSSDDETIRLWKTDAFNDLATLKNQACAIAGRSLTEREWHRYVPDGVDFHRICP; this is encoded by the coding sequence GTGACACCGGCAGCGGAACCGGACCACGCGTGGGAGCGCGGAACGGCCCGGGTGCTGCACGAGGGCCGTCCGGTCGGGGTCGCGTTCCTGATCCCCGACCGGCTATTGCTCACGTGCGCTCACGTCGTCGCCTCCACCGCCGGACTTCCGGAGGGCGAGCCACTGCCCGAACTCTTCCCGGTCACCCTGGACTTCCCACTGCTGCCCGAGTGCCCCGAGGTCTCGGCGACTGTGCACTTCAGCGTGCCCGTGGCCGACGACAGCAGCGGTGACGTCGCCGTCCTGCAGCTGACCGGCGAGCCCCCGTCGGGGGCCCTCCCTCTGCGGATCGTGGAGGCGGACGATCTGGCCGGGCACCGCTGGCGGGCCTTCGGGTTCCCGAAGTACTCGGGACAAGGTGGTACCAAGGACGCCGGAATCTGGACCCGCGGCACCATCGAGGGCCGCGAGGGTACTGGCTGGTGGCAGCTGACCTGCGACGAAAACGTACCGTTCTCGCTGGCAAGCGGCTTCAGCGGAGCGCCGGTGTGGGACGAGGAGTACGGCGGTGTCATCGGCGTTGTCGTCGCCGTCGAGAGCGACCAGCGGCGCCGAACGGGATACGCGCTCACCGTGGAGTCTCTCACCCGGGATTGGCCCCAGCTGCGCAGGAGGCTGTTGGCGGAAAGTCCGTACCGGGAGCTGCTGCCGTTCACCGAGCACGACCGCGCTGTCTTCCACGGCCGTGAGAACGAGACGCAGCGGCTGGTCGAACTCCTTGACCAACAGCAGGTTCCCCTCCTGCCTGTGCTCGGGCCCTCCGGGGTCGGCAAGTCCTCGCTGGTCGGCGCCGGTCTGCTCGGGAGCCTCGACCAGGACTGTTACGTGATCGCCCGCATCCCGCTGGGGCTGCGCCTCACCGCCGAGGAACTGCTCGCCTGGGCCCTGGCCTCGGCAGGAGACGCGGACACCATGAGGGCCGACTGGTACGACCACTGGTCTTCGCTGGCCCGGCAACTCACCGACGAGCAGGGCATCCGTACCGCTGTGGAACAGACGCTGGCCCGGCACAGCGGGCGGTCCCGGCTGTTGCTGGTGGCCGACCAGTTCGAGACGCTGCTCACCGACGCGCCGAGCACCGCCCGCCGGCTGGATGCCATGCTCGGGGTTTTGACGGACCGCCGCACCGACGGAAGCCGCCCCGCCCAGGCCGTGGTCGTCGTCCGGATCGACTTCCTTCGGCACATCGAGCAGCTGCCCCACCTTCGTACGGCATGGGATGCCACGTCGATGGTGGTGCAGCCGATGATGCGGAACCAGCTGACCCAGGTGATCACCGGTCCGCTGGCGGGTCGTGCGGATATCCGGTTCGCCGACGGCCTGGTCGAGCGGATGCTGCGGGACGCTCCACCCGGCCCCGCGGCGCTCCCGATGCTGGAGTACGCCCTGAGCCGGCTGTGGGAGCGGCAGGAACGCGGCTGGCTGACCACCACCGCCTACCAGGAGCTCGGCGGTGTGCAGGGCGCCCTGGCGGGCGACGCGGATCAGAGGCTCTGGGCCTGGGCGGACAGGACCGAGCGACAAGCGCTGGAGCGGATCTTCATCCAGCTCGTACGCCCCGGAGAGGAACTCGACGCCGGAGAACGCGGCCCGGACACCCGCCGGGTCGCCGCCCGCACCGAGTTCTCCGAGGCCGACTGGGCGCTGATCCACCGGCTGGCCAGCACGCGGCTGGTCGTGGTGACACGCCGCCCGACGGGCCGGGACACCGCTGAACTCGCCCACCAAGCACTGGTGGAGACCTGGCCGCGACTGCGACGCTGGCTCGACGAGAACCGGGAGTTCCGCAGCTGGCAGGAGGGACTTCGCCGCTCGCTGCGGCTCTGGCACGAGCAGGGCCGCTCGCGCGACCTGACCCTCGGCCGGGAGCAGATCGCCCGGGCCAGGAAGTGGATCGGTGAACGCGGCGACGAGATCCCCGCCGAAGAAGCTGACTTCGTGGCGATCAGTGCCCAGGTCCGACAACGTCGCGTCCGTCGGCGTCGCCTGGTCCTCGTGAGTGTCGCCGTGCTGGCTGTGCTCGTTGTCGTCGCGGCGTCCCTGGCCACCCGTAGTGCCCGCGACAGCAGCGAGCAGCAGGCGCTGGCCGCCTCCCGGAGCCTGGCCGAGGAGAGCCGTCAGCAGTCCATTGCCGACCCAGCCCTGGCCGCTCGTCTCGCTCTGGCCGCCGATCGTGTTTCAGCGACTCCGCAGACCCGTGCCCGACTGCTGGCCGCGGTGTCCTCACCCTTGCGCGCCACTCTCGCGAAACATACGGCAGCGGTGGAGTCGGTCGCCTTCAGCCCGGACGGCAAGACGCTCGCGACCAGCGGCAGCGACGGCACAGTCCGCCTGTGGGACACGCGGAAACGTCGGCAGGTAGCGCTACTCGACGGTCACAGCAGCCAAGTGCGCAACGCGGCGTTCAGCCCCGACGGCAGAACACTCGTCACCAGCCACGACCGTTGGAAGGTGCGAGTGTGGGACGTCCGCACGCGCAAACAGACCGCTGTCCTGACCGGCGCCGGATGGCCAGCGGTCTTCAGTCCGGATGGAGCCACCATTGTCACCGGAGGCCAGCAGGGCGAACTCCTTATCTGGGACACCCGTTCTCATCGGAAGACAGGCGAACTCCAAGTCCACCCCCGCACCGACGGCGTGCAACTCCACGGCCTCGCCTTCAGCCCGGACGGTACGACGTTCGCCGTCAGCACCTCGGACGTCCGGGACAGAAGGAGCCAGGCGTCCGAGGTGCAACTCTGGGATGCGGTGGAGCGGAAGCGTCTCGCCACACTGACAGGACATACGGGGCAGGTGACTTCACTGGCCTTCTCCCCGGACGGCGACACGCTGGCCTCGGGCGCGAGCGATGCGACGGCACGGCTGTGGGACGTGCGTACACGCCGCTCGACGGCCACGCTCACCGGCCACGGCGGCTCCGTCTTCGCGCTGGCGTTCAGCCCGGACGGCCTGACTCTGGCAAGCGGGGGACAGGACCGCACCGTGAGACTGTGGGACGTGCGGGGTCGCATGGCCGTAACTGTGCTGAACGGGCATACGGGGTTGGTCGACGCACTCGCCTTCAGTCCGGACGGCACGACGCTGGCCAGCGGATCCGAGGATGCCGCCGTTCGGCTGTGGGACATGAGGGCCGGCCGGCCAAGCGCAAGCTTCGCCGGGCCAGGCGGTTCGGCGCGCCCAGCGGACTACAGCCCCGACGGAAGGACACTCGCTGCCGGCGCGGGCGACGGGATGGTGTATCTGCACGACGTCGGCACTCAGCGGCCAGTGGGCCGCCTCACTGGACACACCGGCGAGGTGAACACGGTGCGGTTCAGTCCGGACGGCCAATTCGTCGCCGCGAGCAGCAACGATGATGCGTCAGTCCTGCTGTGGGACGCAGACAGCCACCGGCGCCTGGCCAGTCTCAAGGGTCACGACAGACCCGTGCGGGGCGTTCTCTTCAGCCCCGACGGTAAATACCTCGCCACCAGCAGCTACATCGACAGGACGACCCGCCTGTGGAGTGTGCGCACCCGCGAGCAACTTGCGTCCTTCACCAGCGTGAGCCCGCTGATGGCCTTCAGTCCGGACGGCACGGTCTTCGCGACCGGCGGAGACGAGTTCTCGTCCGTGCAACTGTGGGACGCACGGACACACAAGCGCCTGGGTGCCCTGAACGGACTGACCGGCATGGTCAGCGACCTGACCTTCAACCCGGACGGCGATCTCCTGGCGACAGCGAGCTGGGGCGGCGGGCTACGGCTGTGGAACGTACGGGACCGCAGCCTCGCCGCAACGCTCGCAGGGCACACCGACGCCGTGCAGTCAGTCGCCTTCACCCCTGACGGAAAAACTCTCGCCAGCAGCGGCAGGGACGCCACGGCAAGGCTGTGGGACGTACGAACCCACCGCCCCCTCGCCACCCTCAGAGGTCACGCCGACGCCGTCTGGTCAGCCGTCTTCAGCCCCGACGGCCAGACCCTGGCGACCGCCGGCGACGACCGGACGATCAGGCTGTGGAACGTCGCGACCCATCAGCAACTGGCCCTGCTCACCGGTCACACCGGTGTCCTGCGCTCGGCAGTCTTCGCTCCGGACGGGGATACCCTCGCCACCAGCAGCGACGACGAGACCATACGCTTGTGGAAAACTGACGCCTTCAACGATCTCGCCACCCTCAAGAATCAGGCTTGCGCCATTGCGGGCCGGTCTCTGACAGAGCGGGAATGGCACCGCTATGTGCCCGACGGGGTCGACTTCCACCGGATCTGTCCATGA
- a CDS encoding PP2C family protein-serine/threonine phosphatase → MWGSAPYPVLVADPRGVVVRCNDAAGLILPAATPGASLTDVAPSWLSAAHTRLGSSAAHADPADTEETLRGTIAGRRFEAHPTVRDDGSVAWWLVDDTDHQLAKEALLMERERTAFLAKASNVLLSSLNLGRCMDVTAQLAAESLADVALAIAPSRSSRLPVVTCLRGGTPVLADMSVDPDDVPGLGEALRGFPPVPSRWIDPAAAPAWMVPEELGPVGSIVITPLPGHGTSAGALVLLRKAKTASFSSEEEVFARLFAARAGAAMSAARLYAEQTAITDVLMRELMPPALHQISGVDFAGSYRPSADHERIGGDFYDVHPAAVEGEASLVSLGDVCGKGLEAAVLTGKIRNTLHALLPLADDHSRMLGLLNTALLNSHHARFVTLVLASARRRGNQVDLALTSAGHPSPLIIRADGTVHEADTRGTLVGALPAITAATVTESLAPGESCVLYTDGITEAKGGPMGDDLFGDERLKRALAGCVGMPAEGIVEHVQMLAAQWLGDRRHDDMAVVVISAPRTHHLSAVNGHTRGRFTA, encoded by the coding sequence CTGTGGGGCAGCGCCCCGTATCCGGTGCTGGTCGCAGACCCCCGGGGTGTGGTGGTGCGGTGCAACGACGCTGCCGGCCTCATTCTGCCCGCCGCGACCCCAGGGGCATCCCTGACCGATGTGGCTCCGTCGTGGCTCTCTGCCGCACACACCAGGCTCGGCTCTTCCGCCGCCCATGCGGACCCGGCGGACACCGAGGAGACGTTGCGCGGCACCATCGCCGGGCGCCGTTTCGAGGCGCACCCCACGGTACGGGATGACGGCTCGGTGGCGTGGTGGCTGGTGGATGACACCGACCACCAGCTCGCCAAGGAAGCCCTGCTCATGGAACGGGAGCGGACCGCGTTCCTCGCGAAGGCGTCCAACGTTCTGCTCTCCTCCCTGAACCTGGGGCGCTGCATGGATGTGACCGCGCAGTTGGCGGCCGAGAGTCTCGCGGACGTGGCGCTGGCCATCGCGCCCAGTCGCAGCAGCCGGCTCCCGGTGGTGACGTGTCTGCGCGGCGGTACGCCTGTCCTGGCGGACATGAGCGTCGATCCCGACGATGTGCCGGGCCTGGGGGAGGCGCTGCGCGGGTTTCCGCCGGTGCCCTCGCGCTGGATCGACCCGGCAGCAGCCCCCGCATGGATGGTGCCCGAAGAGCTCGGGCCGGTCGGCTCGATCGTGATCACCCCGCTGCCCGGACATGGCACCTCGGCCGGGGCCCTGGTCCTGCTGAGGAAAGCGAAGACGGCCTCCTTCAGCTCCGAGGAGGAAGTCTTCGCGAGGCTGTTCGCCGCCCGGGCCGGCGCGGCGATGTCCGCCGCCCGCCTCTACGCCGAGCAGACCGCGATCACCGATGTCCTGATGCGCGAACTCATGCCCCCGGCCCTTCACCAGATATCCGGAGTGGACTTCGCCGGAAGCTACCGGCCCTCCGCGGACCACGAGCGCATCGGCGGAGACTTCTACGACGTCCACCCAGCCGCCGTCGAGGGCGAAGCGTCACTGGTCTCGCTCGGTGATGTGTGCGGCAAGGGCCTGGAAGCCGCCGTCCTGACGGGCAAGATCCGCAACACCCTGCACGCCCTGCTTCCGCTGGCCGACGACCACTCACGGATGCTCGGTCTGCTGAACACCGCGCTCCTGAACTCCCACCACGCCCGGTTCGTGACCCTGGTCCTGGCCTCGGCCCGACGCCGCGGCAACCAGGTGGACCTCGCGCTGACCAGTGCCGGCCACCCCAGCCCGTTGATCATCCGCGCGGACGGCACCGTCCACGAAGCCGACACCCGCGGCACCCTCGTCGGCGCCCTCCCCGCCATCACTGCCGCTACTGTCACCGAATCCCTGGCTCCCGGGGAATCCTGCGTCCTGTACACCGACGGCATCACCGAGGCCAAGGGCGGGCCGATGGGCGATGACCTGTTCGGGGACGAGCGCCTCAAGCGCGCGCTCGCGGGCTGCGTGGGAATGCCGGCCGAAGGCATCGTCGAACACGTGCAGATGCTGGCCGCCCAGTGGCTGGGCGACCGCCGTCACGACGACATGGCCGTCGTCGTCATTTCCGCACCCCGCACCCACCACCTGAGCGCGGTGAACGGACACACCCGGGGCAGGTTCACCGCATGA
- a CDS encoding cobalamin B12-binding domain-containing protein has protein sequence MSTSTPPRLPRSARLDRFAEQLWDAVSAADEYTATELVLRMLDDGTDPETVLLDVVAKVQGRVGEEWAANRISVAQEHAATAINERAVAAVSVHPAARTPVTRGRITVACVDGEWHGLPARLLAEVLKLRGWRVDYLGAQVPTPHLITHLHNTRADAVALSSSIATRLPTAHAAITACQAIGVPVLVGGAAFGPQGRYAKLLGAEAWAPDARAAADHLARGPLPRPQTNHQQFDDLPHLDDQEYTMVARNSTSLVRQVFTALEHAYPAMRSYDDLQRERTAEDLKHIVDFLATALYLDDEELFTWFIIWTAQILRARGVPEMSLPPTLALLARELGDFPRAARILHAATRALITDHTAAGNAV, from the coding sequence ATGAGCACCAGTACACCGCCCCGCCTCCCCCGGAGCGCGCGCCTGGACCGGTTCGCGGAGCAGCTGTGGGACGCGGTCTCGGCCGCGGACGAGTACACCGCCACCGAGCTCGTGCTGCGCATGCTCGACGACGGCACAGACCCCGAGACGGTCCTGCTGGATGTGGTCGCCAAGGTGCAGGGCCGCGTCGGCGAGGAATGGGCGGCCAACCGGATCAGCGTCGCCCAGGAACACGCGGCCACCGCCATCAACGAACGGGCCGTCGCAGCGGTGAGCGTGCACCCCGCCGCCCGCACCCCTGTCACCCGGGGCCGGATCACCGTGGCCTGTGTGGACGGCGAATGGCACGGACTGCCCGCGCGCCTGCTGGCCGAAGTTCTGAAGCTGCGCGGCTGGCGGGTCGACTACCTCGGCGCTCAGGTCCCGACCCCGCACCTGATCACCCACCTCCACAACACCCGGGCCGACGCTGTCGCGCTCTCCAGCTCGATCGCCACCCGCCTGCCCACCGCGCACGCGGCGATCACCGCCTGCCAGGCCATCGGCGTCCCCGTCCTCGTCGGCGGCGCAGCCTTCGGACCTCAGGGCCGTTACGCGAAGCTGTTGGGCGCCGAAGCGTGGGCCCCCGACGCCCGCGCCGCCGCCGACCACCTCGCCCGGGGGCCACTGCCCAGGCCACAGACCAACCATCAGCAATTCGACGATCTGCCCCATCTGGACGACCAGGAATACACCATGGTCGCCCGCAACAGCACCTCCCTTGTGCGCCAAGTCTTCACCGCACTCGAGCACGCCTATCCCGCTATGCGCTCCTACGACGACCTCCAGCGCGAGCGCACCGCGGAAGACCTCAAGCACATCGTTGACTTCCTCGCCACCGCCCTCTACCTCGACGACGAGGAGCTCTTCACCTGGTTCATCATTTGGACCGCCCAGATTCTCCGAGCACGAGGCGTCCCCGAAATGAGTCTGCCGCCGACGCTGGCCCTTCTGGCCCGCGAGCTGGGTGACTTCCCCCGCGCCGCCCGCATCCTCCACGCCGCGACACGCGCCCTCATCACCGACCACACCGCCGCCGGGAACGCCGTATGA
- a CDS encoding STAS domain-containing protein codes for MTTHPHQLRLTTLDSEDSVRIEAHGDLDYDSADLLVNEVTAQLSARPGLTDLHLHCAGLGTVDSMGLCALLMISRRTAAAGVRLHLDERPAKLDRLLDLTGTLDHLTAPPPTGTVRSSMTGEISTAVRPIGPDGPT; via the coding sequence ATGACCACACACCCTCACCAACTGCGCCTGACCACGCTCGACTCCGAGGACAGCGTCCGGATAGAGGCCCACGGAGACCTCGACTACGACAGCGCCGACCTCCTCGTCAACGAGGTCACCGCCCAACTCTCCGCCCGGCCGGGCCTGACCGATCTGCATCTGCACTGCGCTGGACTCGGAACAGTCGACTCCATGGGCCTGTGCGCCTTGCTGATGATCAGCCGGCGCACCGCCGCAGCAGGGGTGCGGCTGCACCTGGACGAGCGGCCCGCGAAACTGGACCGGCTCCTGGACCTCACCGGTACCCTTGACCACCTCACGGCCCCACCCCCGACCGGTACCGTGAGGTCCTCAATGACTGGGGAGATCTCCACGGCTGTCCGCCCTATCGGACCGGACGGCCCGACCTGA
- a CDS encoding MarR family winged helix-turn-helix transcriptional regulator, which translates to MSAPDAAPSRIWQEATASASSIVELLDVMWDHARNATKGVTAPGSTSQLRLMYVVDREDGIRMRTVCQRLASAAPTVTRMCDRLQAIGFLERLPSPDDGREITLQLTPTGKEHLRRIREHRDAMLLQAIDSMPAAECRALALGLAGMQKQLATTHGDAQAPGGHTAA; encoded by the coding sequence ATGAGCGCACCAGATGCCGCCCCCAGCAGAATCTGGCAGGAGGCCACCGCTTCGGCAAGCTCCATCGTCGAACTCCTCGACGTCATGTGGGACCACGCCAGAAACGCCACCAAGGGCGTGACAGCACCCGGCTCCACATCGCAGCTCCGCTTGATGTACGTCGTCGACCGCGAGGACGGCATCCGGATGCGCACCGTGTGCCAACGCCTCGCCTCCGCAGCTCCGACCGTGACCCGCATGTGCGACCGCCTACAGGCCATCGGCTTCCTCGAACGCCTGCCGAGCCCGGACGACGGCCGCGAAATCACCCTCCAGCTCACGCCCACCGGCAAGGAGCACCTGCGGCGCATTCGCGAACATCGCGACGCCATGCTTCTCCAGGCCATCGACAGCATGCCGGCGGCTGAATGCCGCGCCCTGGCCCTGGGACTCGCAGGAATGCAGAAACAGCTCGCCACCACCCACGGCGACGCACAGGCACCCGGTGGCCACACCGCAGCCTGA
- a CDS encoding response regulator transcription factor — protein sequence MPELLIVEDDAATVVALRGLLVGAGYEVVTAADGREGLRLLFSQRPDLMVLDLVVPGLDGWRVMARARDMSDLPVLVVSGLDDVGHRVRALRAGADDYLVKPFHGEELVARVEALLRRAGHRQWAGERVGEHLRLVPERRAVVWYGEEARLSDLEYRLLQLLVRNRGRVVTTEQLLTRVWGDESAVDGDRVKFAVLRLRRKLRGAAGPGGRDPVEAVRGLGYRFISAEEAESAGDKDL from the coding sequence GTGCCCGAGCTGCTGATCGTGGAGGACGACGCCGCGACGGTTGTGGCGCTGCGCGGGCTGCTCGTTGGCGCTGGGTACGAGGTGGTGACCGCCGCCGACGGCCGTGAGGGCCTTCGCCTGCTGTTTTCGCAGCGGCCTGACCTGATGGTCCTGGACCTGGTGGTTCCGGGGCTGGACGGCTGGCGGGTGATGGCCCGGGCCCGTGACATGAGCGATCTGCCGGTGCTGGTGGTTTCGGGGCTGGACGACGTCGGGCACAGGGTGCGGGCGTTGCGTGCGGGGGCCGACGACTACCTGGTCAAGCCGTTCCATGGTGAAGAGCTGGTGGCGCGGGTCGAGGCACTGCTGCGCCGCGCCGGGCACCGGCAGTGGGCCGGCGAGAGGGTGGGTGAGCACCTGCGTCTCGTGCCCGAGCGCAGGGCGGTGGTCTGGTACGGCGAAGAGGCGCGGCTCAGCGACCTTGAGTACCGGCTGCTCCAGCTGCTCGTGCGCAACAGGGGCCGGGTCGTCACGACGGAGCAGTTGCTGACGCGCGTGTGGGGCGACGAGAGCGCCGTGGACGGCGATCGGGTCAAGTTCGCGGTGCTGCGGCTGCGCCGGAAGCTGCGAGGGGCCGCCGGCCCGGGAGGACGGGACCCGGTCGAGGCGGTGCGCGGGCTGGGGTATCGCTTCATATCCGCGGAGGAGGCCGAGTCCGCCGGGGACAAGGACCTCTGA